In Topomyia yanbarensis strain Yona2022 chromosome 2, ASM3024719v1, whole genome shotgun sequence, one DNA window encodes the following:
- the LOC131681583 gene encoding uncharacterized protein LOC131681583 produces MSKSLVKKALALAEEELQASIRKKEADKDNSDLTPHHKSGRQIGKARSKIAKEMKKRCGNLTVIEARKQLQNRKDNTDDNIRKLLLMSSTDIGREVSSKLVKRAQTGRYVVKADEVLERQDPTESVFSEEDFSKFEEELERLG; encoded by the exons ATGTCCAAATCATTAGTTAAAAAGGCTTTGGCATTAGCAGAGGAAGAATTACAAGCTTCTATCAGAAAGAAAGAGGCTGATAAAG ATAACTCAGATTTAACGCCACATCATAAATCGGGAAGACAAATTGGTAAAGCAAGAAGCAAAATTGCAAAAGAAATGAAGAAGCGCTGTGGAAACTTAACAGTTATAGAGGCCCGAAAACAGCTACAAAACCGTAAAGACAATACCGATGATAATATTCGAAAACTATTGCTCATGAGTTCAACCGATATTGGGCGGGAAGTTAGCTCGAAG CTGGTTAAACGAGCTCAGACGGGGCGATACGTAGTCAAAGCAGATGAAGTCCTAGAAAGACAGGATCCTACAGAAAGTGTATTCAGCGAAGAAGACTTTAGCAAATTTGAAGAAGAACTTGAGCGGTTAGGTTGA
- the LOC131681582 gene encoding protein tilB isoform X2 translates to MVRITEKLIRKRSEHNELVIGTLEELSLHQEDIEQIEHIDRWCRDLKILLLQSNLIAKIENLHMLKKLEYLNLAVNNIERIENLAGLESLQKLDLTLNFIGELTTVESLKGNYNLRELYLTGNPCTDFPGYRDYVICALPQIDTLDGQEISRTDRLNAYKHFQENHSRIIQLEIKYKIERDEQKVRVNQLIHEQENSMKEMDEEERTARFWQQKSEHCPETRILMAKYSKRSNEKCGLDLVDPVRVKKRTLFAECGRPYSLNEPKIKFDFRDEDDRYEVNMHIYRYLDSSCIQVDVQPNYVRATIKGKVFQLALKDEVKTDSSSCQRSSITGHLLVIMPKLNQHDMTFKPSKHEGTPCQLDTSEKVNDLKGSVNYKNIIQKNLKASKNHVDENEIPPLI, encoded by the exons ATGGTTCGCA TAACCGAAAAACTAATTCGAAAACGTTCGGAGCACAACGAACTAGTCATCGGCACACTAGAAGAACTTTCTCTGCACCAAGAAGACATCGAGCAGATTGAACATATCGACCGATGGTGCCGAGACCTGAAAATTCTTCTGCTCCAATCGAACCTGATTGCAAAAATTGAAAACCTCCACATGCTCAAAAAGCTCGAGTATCTCAACTTGGCAGTCAATAACATTGAACGGATTGAAAATCTTGCTGGACTCGAATCGCTTCAGAAGTTAGACCTGACACTTAATTTTATAGGCGAGTTAACAACTGTGGAATCTCTGAAAGGCAACTACAATTTGAGAGAACTGTATTTGACCGGTAATCCATGTACTGATTTTCCCGGGTATAGAGATTATGTAATATGTGCCCTACCGCAGATCGATACGCTTGACGGGCAGGAAATATCTCGAACTgatcgattgaatgcatacaaACATTTTCAAGAGAATCACAGTCGTATCATACAGCTTGAAATCAAGTACAAAATTGAGCGCGACGAACAAAAAGTTCGTGTGAACCAATTAATTCACGAACAAGAGAATAGCATGAAAGAAATGGACGAAGAAGAAAGGACGGCGCGATTCTGGCAGCAAAAGAGCGAGCATTGCCCAGAAACACGAATTCTTATGGCGAAATATTCTAAACGATCGAATGAAAAGTGTGGTTTAGATTTAGTAGATCCTGTGCGTGTCAAGAAAAGAACGCTGTTTGCTGAATGTGGCAGGCCATACAGCTTGAATGAGCCAAAGATTAAATTTGATTTTCGTGACGAGGATGATCGATACGAAGTAAATATGCACATCTATAG ATATTTGGACAGTTCTTGTATTCAGGTGGACGTACAACCGAACTATGTTAGGGCAACCATAAAAGGAAAGGTATTTCAGCTGGCTTTGAAAGATGAAGTCAAAACGGATTCATCTTCGTGTCAACGTTCATCGATCACTGGTCATCTGCTTGTTATTATGCCTAAACTTAACCAACATGATATGACCTTCAAACCATCAAAGCATGAAGGTACGCCATGTCAGTTAGATACAAGCGAGAAAGTAAATGATTTGAAAGGATCCGTGAACTACAAAAATATaatccaaaaaaatttaaaagcaaGCAAAAACCATGTcgatgaaaatgaaattccaCCTTTAATTTAA
- the LOC131681582 gene encoding protein tilB isoform X1: MVRSKYTITEKLIRKRSEHNELVIGTLEELSLHQEDIEQIEHIDRWCRDLKILLLQSNLIAKIENLHMLKKLEYLNLAVNNIERIENLAGLESLQKLDLTLNFIGELTTVESLKGNYNLRELYLTGNPCTDFPGYRDYVICALPQIDTLDGQEISRTDRLNAYKHFQENHSRIIQLEIKYKIERDEQKVRVNQLIHEQENSMKEMDEEERTARFWQQKSEHCPETRILMAKYSKRSNEKCGLDLVDPVRVKKRTLFAECGRPYSLNEPKIKFDFRDEDDRYEVNMHIYRYLDSSCIQVDVQPNYVRATIKGKVFQLALKDEVKTDSSSCQRSSITGHLLVIMPKLNQHDMTFKPSKHEGTPCQLDTSEKVNDLKGSVNYKNIIQKNLKASKNHVDENEIPPLI, translated from the exons ATGGTTCGCAGTAAGTATACAA TAACCGAAAAACTAATTCGAAAACGTTCGGAGCACAACGAACTAGTCATCGGCACACTAGAAGAACTTTCTCTGCACCAAGAAGACATCGAGCAGATTGAACATATCGACCGATGGTGCCGAGACCTGAAAATTCTTCTGCTCCAATCGAACCTGATTGCAAAAATTGAAAACCTCCACATGCTCAAAAAGCTCGAGTATCTCAACTTGGCAGTCAATAACATTGAACGGATTGAAAATCTTGCTGGACTCGAATCGCTTCAGAAGTTAGACCTGACACTTAATTTTATAGGCGAGTTAACAACTGTGGAATCTCTGAAAGGCAACTACAATTTGAGAGAACTGTATTTGACCGGTAATCCATGTACTGATTTTCCCGGGTATAGAGATTATGTAATATGTGCCCTACCGCAGATCGATACGCTTGACGGGCAGGAAATATCTCGAACTgatcgattgaatgcatacaaACATTTTCAAGAGAATCACAGTCGTATCATACAGCTTGAAATCAAGTACAAAATTGAGCGCGACGAACAAAAAGTTCGTGTGAACCAATTAATTCACGAACAAGAGAATAGCATGAAAGAAATGGACGAAGAAGAAAGGACGGCGCGATTCTGGCAGCAAAAGAGCGAGCATTGCCCAGAAACACGAATTCTTATGGCGAAATATTCTAAACGATCGAATGAAAAGTGTGGTTTAGATTTAGTAGATCCTGTGCGTGTCAAGAAAAGAACGCTGTTTGCTGAATGTGGCAGGCCATACAGCTTGAATGAGCCAAAGATTAAATTTGATTTTCGTGACGAGGATGATCGATACGAAGTAAATATGCACATCTATAG ATATTTGGACAGTTCTTGTATTCAGGTGGACGTACAACCGAACTATGTTAGGGCAACCATAAAAGGAAAGGTATTTCAGCTGGCTTTGAAAGATGAAGTCAAAACGGATTCATCTTCGTGTCAACGTTCATCGATCACTGGTCATCTGCTTGTTATTATGCCTAAACTTAACCAACATGATATGACCTTCAAACCATCAAAGCATGAAGGTACGCCATGTCAGTTAGATACAAGCGAGAAAGTAAATGATTTGAAAGGATCCGTGAACTACAAAAATATaatccaaaaaaatttaaaagcaaGCAAAAACCATGTcgatgaaaatgaaattccaCCTTTAATTTAA
- the LOC131679825 gene encoding uncharacterized protein K02A2.6-like has protein sequence MSIEQIRSETTKDDTLRAVMNALKSSIWPKDLLRYEAFKTELGIFDGIVVRNERIVLPVALRPKALEIAHQGHPGVVSMRRNLREKVWWPCMDRDVADKVQECAGCAAVSSQFPPEPMIRKQMPERAWQEIAIDFFTAKECATFLVIVDYFSRFLKVVEMKSTNAIKTIEALDEVFDEQLYPEIIRSDNGPPFSSEDFTKYCQAKNIRLVRTIPYWPQMNGLVERQNQGILKALRIAKVTNSNWRKAVKDYIHMYNTTPHSVTGKAPMELMTGRPVKDLLPSLRTDPHMYREEGIRENDAVNKLKGKRYADERRHAKLSNINVGDLVIMRNHETGKLEPKFRLKQFKVIKKTGSDCIVSNDEGVMYRRSVTHLRKWPPNQNGTLSDSSTASSGHATASSTTLPDNPGTHNPSTTPPRRLSRSDRNSSNIQEPAAKRPARAKKSPMRYSP, from the coding sequence ATGAGCATTGAACAAATCAGAAGTGAAACTACTAAGGATGATACCCTCAGAGCGGTGATGAATGCTCTGAAATCAAGTATTTGGCCCAAGGATTTGCTTCGATATGAAGCGTTCAAAACTGAATTAGGAATATTTGATGGAATTGTGGTTCGTAATGAACGAATCGTTCTTCCAGTAGCTCTGAGACCAAAAGCCCTTGAAATAGCTCATCAGGGTCATCCTGGTGTGGTTTCCATGCGCAGGAACCTTCGGGAGAAGGTATGGTGGCCATGCATGGACCGAGATGTAGCTGATAAAGTACAGGAGTGTGCTGGATGTGCGGCTGTAAGTTCACAGTTTCCTCCAGAGCCAATGATACGAAAGCAGATGCCGGAACGTGCGTGGCAAGAGATAGCCATTGATTTTTTCACCGCAAAAGAGTGTGCCACATTCTTAGTGATAGTTGATTATTTCAGCCGTTTCCTTAAAgtggttgaaatgaaatcgactAATGCCATTAAAACTATAGAGGCTCTTGATGAGGTGTTTGATGAACAACTTTACCCGGAAATCATTCGCAGTGATAACGGTCCTCCGTTCTCTAGCGAGGATTTTACCAAGTACTGCCAAGCTAAGAATATTCGACTAGTTCGGACAATTCCCTACTGGCCACAGATGAATGGTCTAGTAGAGCGGCAGAATCAAGGTATTCTGAAAGCGTTGCGAATTGCCAAAGTGACAAATTCAAACTGGCGGAAGGCTGTAAAGGATTATATCCACATGTACAACACAACGCCGCATTCAGTAACGGGAAAGGCGCCAATGGAGCTAATGACTGGTCGCCCAGTTAAAGACCTTCTCCCGTCCCTGAGAACTGATCCTCATATGTATCGTGAAGAAGGAATACGTGAAAATGACGCAGTGAATAAGTTGAAGGGCAAAAGATACGCGGACGAGCGTAGGCATGCGAAACTTTCGAACATAAATGTTGGAGACCTTGTTATTATGAGGAATCATGAAACCGGTAAACTTGAACCAAAGTTCagattgaaacaattcaaagtgATAAAAAAAACAGGAAGCGACTGTATAGTATCCAATGACGAGGGTGTTATGTATCGCAGATCAGTCACTCATCTACGAAAGTGGCCCCCTAATCAAAATGGAACTCTTTCTGATTCATCCACAGCTTCTTCAGGTCACGCAACTGCGTCATCAACTACATTACCAGACAATCCAGGAACACATAATCCGTCCACTACACCACCCAGAAGGCTGAGTAGATCGGATCGAAACTCTTCAAACATCCAGGAGCCAGCAGCCAAACGTCCAGCCCGGGCTAAGAAGTCTCCTATGCGATACAGCCCCTAG